From a region of the Paenibacillus sp. FSL R10-2734 genome:
- the ybaK gene encoding Cys-tRNA(Pro) deacylase, giving the protein MAVTKTNAMRILDAKKIGYEVFVYDNEDGQIHGTAVAEKIGKAAEMVFKTLVAHSGANLYVFVIPVAEELDLKKAAKAAGEKKIEMLPVKDLQKWTGYIRGGCSPVGMKKLYPTFIDISAESQETIAVSAGKIGQQMDVSPQLLAGVINAKFTELIK; this is encoded by the coding sequence ATGGCAGTAACCAAAACCAACGCGATGCGAATTCTGGATGCGAAAAAGATCGGATATGAAGTGTTTGTTTATGACAATGAGGATGGACAAATCCATGGTACGGCTGTAGCCGAGAAGATTGGGAAGGCGGCAGAGATGGTTTTTAAAACTTTGGTCGCTCATAGCGGAGCAAATCTTTATGTGTTTGTTATACCGGTTGCCGAAGAGCTCGATCTAAAAAAGGCGGCCAAGGCCGCCGGAGAGAAAAAGATTGAGATGCTGCCAGTAAAGGATTTGCAGAAGTGGACAGGTTATATCCGTGGTGGATGTTCTCCGGTCGGAATGAAAAAGCTATACCCAACGTTCATTGACATCAGCGCAGAAAGTCAGGAAACGATAGCCGTTAGTGCTGGAAAGATTGGCCAGCAAATGGACGTATCACCGCAGCTTCTTGCTGGGGTAATAAATGCAAAATTCACAGAACTAATTAAATAG
- a CDS encoding radical SAM protein — protein MKIESRYTSPKTLLNKGTGYLSGYSHSLNPYTGCTYGCSYCYVRQMPVSLFRTEEWGTWVDVKQEAAAILRKELQKAKSKGPVSIFMSSSTDPYQPIEHKEQVTRALLEVMVENPPDFLFVQTRSPLVRRDMDLLLRLEDKVRVSMTVETDLEDIRKKFTPSAPPISARLKTLQLLRKAGIPVQATIAPVLPSSPSFPEILRGLVDRVCIDDYFMGDGSGGKRTRRLGIYSLYEELKLEDWYDPSAYRKVYDGLRNVFYEDELFLSQKGFEP, from the coding sequence ATGAAAATTGAATCCCGTTACACATCCCCGAAGACTCTTCTGAATAAAGGGACAGGCTACTTGTCTGGTTATAGCCATTCCTTAAATCCGTATACCGGCTGTACCTATGGTTGTTCCTATTGTTATGTACGTCAAATGCCAGTATCGCTGTTCCGCACAGAGGAGTGGGGAACGTGGGTAGATGTCAAACAAGAGGCAGCAGCTATTTTACGCAAAGAACTCCAGAAAGCAAAGTCCAAAGGACCGGTCTCCATCTTTATGTCCTCTAGCACAGATCCTTACCAACCGATTGAGCACAAGGAGCAGGTAACAAGAGCTTTGCTGGAGGTTATGGTAGAGAATCCGCCCGATTTTTTGTTCGTGCAGACGCGTAGTCCGCTCGTACGTAGAGATATGGATTTACTATTACGCTTAGAGGATAAGGTTCGCGTAAGTATGACGGTAGAGACGGATCTGGAAGATATTCGAAAAAAATTCACACCAAGTGCTCCACCCATTTCTGCAAGATTAAAGACACTGCAATTACTGCGTAAAGCAGGCATTCCTGTTCAGGCTACCATCGCTCCGGTATTACCGAGCAGCCCGTCCTTTCCAGAGATTCTAAGGGGTTTGGTAGATAGAGTTTGTATTGATGATTATTTTATGGGAGATGGCAGTGGGGGCAAACGTACACGGAGATTAGGTATTTATTCCCTTTATGAAGAGCTGAAACTGGAAGATTGGTACGATCCATCTGCGTATCGTAAGGTGTACGATGGACTCCGGAATGTTTTTTATGAAGATGAGCTGTTCTTGAGCCAGAAGGGGTTCGAGCCTTAA
- a CDS encoding NUDIX domain-containing protein, with amino-acid sequence MRIVVTGGGMNPSETLQETMIREVVEETGLSVKDCEFYAVYSGPRMEYTYPDGNKVIFVMFLFNATTNHYEHLSEDGDTIKFHDDLSESLKLQFWNIEHVSYVE; translated from the coding sequence ATGAGGATTGTTGTAACAGGCGGAGGTATGAATCCAAGTGAGACTCTTCAAGAGACTATGATTCGAGAAGTAGTTGAGGAAACAGGATTATCTGTTAAGGATTGTGAGTTTTACGCAGTATATAGCGGACCTAGGATGGAATACACCTACCCTGATGGAAACAAGGTTATTTTCGTTATGTTTCTCTTCAATGCTACGACTAATCACTATGAGCACTTATCAGAAGATGGGGATACGATAAAATTTCATGACGATCTAAGTGAATCGTTGAAATTACAGTTCTGGAATATAGAACACGTTAGTTATGTGGAGTAG
- a CDS encoding methylated-DNA--[protein]-cysteine S-methyltransferase yields MENRTNTTLYWTLLTYKEWSFYIAASEKGLSYVGSQQKPFDEMSEWVTRRFPGSELVQDEEKMEPYAKELIEYLQGNRQTFSFPFDYRGTPFQLAVWKALCEIPYGQTWSYSDIATHIQKPAAVRAVGTAIGANPILITVPCHRVIGKNGTLTGYRGGLEMKTNLLNLEKGGSVREL; encoded by the coding sequence ATGGAGAATAGAACAAATACAACACTATACTGGACCTTGCTAACTTATAAGGAATGGAGTTTCTATATCGCAGCATCGGAGAAAGGGTTAAGTTATGTGGGATCGCAGCAGAAGCCATTCGATGAAATGAGTGAGTGGGTTACGCGTCGGTTTCCTGGAAGTGAACTGGTGCAGGACGAAGAGAAAATGGAGCCATATGCAAAGGAACTGATCGAATATTTGCAAGGGAACCGTCAAACGTTTAGCTTTCCTTTTGATTACCGTGGGACTCCATTTCAACTTGCGGTGTGGAAAGCGTTATGTGAAATTCCATATGGACAAACGTGGTCTTATTCGGACATTGCCACACATATTCAAAAGCCAGCTGCTGTACGTGCGGTAGGGACGGCCATTGGTGCGAATCCGATACTAATTACGGTGCCCTGCCACCGAGTGATTGGCAAGAATGGAACACTAACTGGATACCGGGGCGGTCTAGAGATGAAGACAAACCTGCTTAACTTGGAAAAAGGAGGGAGTGTAAGGGAGCTATGA
- a CDS encoding YdcF family protein: MIYIIKFVYSFVLPPGLFIILLLGLVIWLWKKNRRPALVLLGVTLLMYFSMTPLVSDALIGGLERKYPQPDTLQGDVIVVLGGGASSGTPDIDGEGNLYGSAANRLITAVRLHRQSGLPILFSGGQVFSDSGNEADIAKRQLLGLGVPEEDILTDNQSLNTEQNAVNTAAILQEKGLKRPVLVTSGFHMPRSMQHFKNAGLTAQAYPTDYIASAEFSLQPSKFTPSPGAISTTGSALKEYLGLLAAHLFN; encoded by the coding sequence TTGATTTACATCATCAAATTTGTATACAGCTTTGTGCTTCCTCCAGGTCTATTTATCATTCTTCTGCTCGGTCTTGTCATTTGGTTATGGAAAAAGAATCGTCGTCCAGCTCTAGTACTGCTTGGCGTTACTCTGCTTATGTATTTCTCCATGACTCCTTTAGTCAGCGATGCATTAATCGGAGGTTTGGAACGAAAATATCCACAGCCGGATACATTGCAGGGAGATGTCATTGTCGTGCTTGGTGGAGGCGCCAGCTCTGGCACACCAGATATTGATGGCGAGGGTAATCTATATGGCTCAGCGGCGAATCGTCTGATTACCGCGGTCCGTCTTCATCGCCAAAGTGGTCTACCTATCCTATTCTCTGGTGGCCAAGTATTCTCTGACAGCGGTAACGAAGCCGACATCGCCAAAAGACAACTACTTGGTCTCGGTGTCCCCGAAGAGGATATCCTGACCGACAATCAATCTCTTAACACGGAGCAGAATGCTGTAAATACCGCCGCAATCCTACAAGAGAAGGGACTTAAGCGTCCTGTACTAGTCACATCAGGGTTTCATATGCCCCGCTCGATGCAGCACTTCAAGAATGCAGGGCTAACAGCTCAAGCTTATCCTACAGATTATATCGCCAGCGCTGAATTTTCACTGCAACCCTCGAAGTTCACTCCTTCGCCAGGAGCAATCTCCACTACAGGCTCTGCCTTGAAGGAGTATTTAGGTCTACTTGCTGCTCATCTATTTAATTAG
- a CDS encoding RNA polymerase sigma factor, which translates to MNKEDADLVIKDYIKPLYGFALNKTGKIAEAEELAGRITLEVYQALLKKSELLDLNSYVFKIAHYVWVRFVGEKVKASNQMRIDDNEVMSKDEGFEEIIRQETAGALRREIAFLSHQQRGIVVKYYYDGMKISEIATEMGLSIGTIKWHLFEAKKELKHKMNTIRSMGNLGIKPIRMTGFGHNGSPGNKGDTADFLATAIKQNIAFSAYHKPLTVNEIAEELGISPVFIEDEIELLEEYGFMDKLPGRKYRTNMYIEDPSPMKSEVLYSLFKEYAEIAVEHYFKTFFSMGEVFQETGVYIPDGDVNLLMWSLIPYAGNQLSFKELNRVSHEEVSVSRKDGGHYAAHATIHREFDVSFDYKQYYYSGDMNRDSDEFALKARQVDTWWCGRQDSWRDNLSSDFISLMHVINGNLPQNDVNIDAYRRLFDKQYLLRTESDLEVNIVYCKDKQTGERLHAAIPQPSERIKEAAKKLDQAVYQVKLDGQPDHAHKYVRYWSQNCMASGTILAFVLKHLVDSGMLKVPDLHRKNGISTIMFMNQS; encoded by the coding sequence ATGAATAAAGAAGATGCTGACCTTGTCATCAAGGATTACATCAAGCCGCTATATGGTTTTGCTTTGAACAAAACGGGAAAGATCGCCGAAGCCGAGGAGCTGGCGGGTAGAATTACGCTGGAAGTATATCAAGCGCTTCTCAAGAAGTCAGAGTTACTGGATCTGAACAGCTACGTCTTTAAGATTGCTCATTATGTGTGGGTGAGATTCGTAGGCGAGAAAGTGAAAGCTTCTAACCAAATGCGGATTGATGACAATGAGGTAATGTCCAAAGACGAGGGCTTCGAAGAGATCATCCGTCAAGAAACGGCTGGCGCATTGCGGCGGGAAATAGCTTTTTTATCTCACCAGCAACGGGGAATCGTAGTCAAGTACTATTACGATGGAATGAAAATTAGCGAAATCGCGACTGAGATGGGTCTTTCTATCGGCACAATTAAATGGCACTTATTCGAAGCAAAAAAGGAGCTGAAACACAAGATGAACACAATTCGATCGATGGGTAATCTCGGTATCAAACCGATTCGTATGACAGGTTTTGGGCATAACGGATCCCCAGGAAACAAAGGTGACACCGCTGACTTTTTAGCTACGGCGATCAAACAAAACATCGCTTTCTCAGCTTATCACAAGCCGCTCACGGTTAATGAAATTGCCGAAGAATTGGGCATTTCACCTGTATTTATCGAGGATGAAATCGAACTTCTGGAAGAATACGGTTTCATGGATAAATTACCGGGTAGAAAGTATCGTACCAATATGTATATTGAAGATCCGTCCCCTATGAAAAGCGAGGTATTGTACTCATTGTTCAAAGAATATGCGGAGATTGCGGTCGAACATTATTTCAAGACATTTTTCTCGATGGGTGAAGTGTTCCAAGAGACGGGTGTCTACATTCCAGACGGTGATGTCAATCTACTGATGTGGAGCCTCATTCCGTATGCTGGTAATCAATTGAGTTTCAAAGAACTCAATAGGGTTAGCCATGAAGAGGTTTCCGTCAGCCGCAAAGATGGAGGACATTACGCCGCTCATGCAACGATCCACAGAGAGTTTGACGTCAGTTTTGATTATAAACAATATTATTATAGTGGCGATATGAATCGGGATTCCGATGAGTTTGCATTAAAAGCAAGGCAGGTCGATACGTGGTGGTGTGGTAGACAGGACAGTTGGCGAGACAATCTAAGTTCGGATTTCATCAGCCTGATGCATGTGATCAATGGGAATTTACCGCAAAACGATGTGAACATTGACGCCTATCGCCGTCTTTTCGACAAACAATATTTGCTGCGAACTGAATCTGACCTTGAAGTTAACATTGTTTATTGCAAGGATAAGCAAACAGGAGAACGTCTGCATGCGGCGATTCCACAACCGTCCGAACGAATCAAAGAAGCTGCCAAGAAATTGGATCAAGCTGTTTATCAAGTGAAACTCGATGGACAACCAGATCATGCACATAAATATGTGCGTTACTGGTCACAGAATTGCATGGCGTCGGGAACCATACTTGCCTTTGTACTCAAACATTTAGTCGACAGCGGCATGTTAAAAGTGCCTGATCTGCATCGTAAAAATGGCATTTCCACAATCATGTTCATGAATCAAAGCTAG
- a CDS encoding AAA family ATPase, translated as MKDFIFIIGPSGVGKTTLAKQVFEYYKSVYIEQSMIPEFLTLDGKAEITGEFEEETCWSNTVVLLKNFNKLGYKNVIGLDFDDLRTRDIPEVFRGYNYITIKLICSNYEQNLNQMVNREAGGLVDTELLEKMYLKIPSRKLLINEYEIDVKDKTPKQVLQEAVELIDSGTTLLDYEYIKPEKEQFYSWVYSNGLR; from the coding sequence ATGAAAGATTTTATTTTTATCATAGGTCCTAGTGGTGTTGGCAAGACAACATTAGCTAAACAAGTCTTTGAATATTACAAGAGTGTTTATATAGAACAAAGCATGATTCCTGAGTTTCTAACTCTTGATGGAAAGGCTGAGATTACTGGAGAGTTTGAAGAAGAAACCTGTTGGTCAAATACAGTTGTTCTTCTCAAAAATTTTAATAAGCTAGGGTATAAGAATGTTATTGGATTAGACTTTGACGATTTAAGAACAAGAGATATTCCAGAAGTCTTTAGAGGATATAACTATATAACTATTAAACTTATCTGTAGTAATTACGAGCAGAATTTAAATCAAATGGTTAATCGTGAGGCGGGAGGTCTGGTTGATACTGAATTACTTGAAAAAATGTATTTAAAAATTCCATCAAGAAAATTACTCATAAATGAATATGAAATTGATGTTAAAGATAAAACACCCAAACAAGTCTTGCAAGAGGCGGTCGAACTTATTGATAGTGGTACGACATTATTAGATTATGAGTATATTAAGCCTGAAAAGGAACAGTTTTATTCCTGGGTTTACAGTAATGGTTTGCGATAG
- a CDS encoding GNAT family N-acetyltransferase, whose product MQIESIIYSNKLWEIVAEYAQECSWRAGTTLAKQMKECHFSDWERIFVALDGDHIAGYCALAKTDCIPDIPYTPYIGFIFVGEQYRGNRLSEKLILSASAYAKGLGFDKVYLVSDHVNLYEKYGFVKIDEKEAPWGAMETIYMQLT is encoded by the coding sequence GTGCAAATAGAATCGATTATTTATAGCAATAAGTTGTGGGAAATCGTTGCTGAGTATGCGCAGGAATGTTCTTGGAGAGCAGGAACCACTTTAGCGAAACAAATGAAAGAATGCCATTTTTCAGACTGGGAAAGAATTTTTGTGGCACTTGATGGTGATCACATTGCTGGTTATTGCGCTTTAGCAAAAACTGACTGCATACCTGATATTCCCTATACACCTTATATAGGATTTATTTTTGTGGGAGAGCAGTATAGAGGCAATCGATTAAGCGAAAAGTTGATTTTATCTGCCTCGGCATACGCGAAGGGACTGGGTTTTGATAAAGTATACCTTGTCAGTGACCATGTTAATTTGTACGAAAAATATGGCTTCGTGAAGATAGATGAGAAAGAAGCACCTTGGGGAGCAATGGAGACCATTTATATGCAACTGACGTAA
- a CDS encoding YolD-like family protein, whose translation MAKAKVAKRPTRDEFVLEELGNQLVEAKQESSEILLTVWGKEEQVRGTIVEMDSRTGKVHISNNQGIEKVPFMDIMQVNYPRD comes from the coding sequence ATGGCAAAAGCAAAAGTGGCTAAGCGGCCCACAAGAGATGAATTTGTACTTGAGGAGCTAGGCAATCAGTTAGTTGAAGCCAAGCAAGAAAGTTCTGAGATTTTATTGACTGTATGGGGAAAAGAAGAACAGGTACGCGGAACAATTGTTGAAATGGACTCGCGGACTGGAAAAGTACACATCAGTAATAACCAAGGTATCGAAAAAGTTCCGTTTATGGATATTATGCAAGTTAATTATCCCAGAGATTAA
- a CDS encoding ABC transporter ATP-binding protein, giving the protein MGHEIVIRQLVKFFGKKSALNGVDFHIQKGEIFGLLGPSGSGKTTMVKILTSQLRYTSGSVQVFGKDVNKLRDSSQLKRIGILTDNSSLYDRLTVYENLELFCKLYDVDVKRIDEVLEEVKLIQDKKTIVRKLSKGMKQRVTLMRSLLHKPDLLFLDEPTSALDPTNKQQIHASLRKLNESGTTIFLSTHDMQEAEDLCQRLAFLDNGRIVELDNPHNLRVKYGDSAINLVLRNGSRIQIEQNEAGAQSVAQYITKGELISIHSNEPTLGEIFIQLTGRSLQ; this is encoded by the coding sequence ATGGGACATGAGATTGTAATAAGGCAGTTGGTAAAATTTTTTGGAAAAAAGTCGGCTCTGAATGGCGTTGACTTCCATATTCAAAAAGGGGAGATTTTCGGATTGTTAGGACCTAGTGGTTCCGGTAAAACAACGATGGTGAAAATTCTGACCTCACAACTCCGGTATACATCAGGGTCCGTGCAAGTGTTCGGTAAAGATGTAAACAAGCTACGTGATTCATCGCAATTGAAACGGATAGGTATTCTTACTGACAACAGTAGTTTATACGATCGACTGACTGTGTATGAGAATCTGGAACTCTTTTGTAAGCTATATGATGTAGATGTAAAGCGCATTGATGAAGTGCTGGAGGAAGTTAAACTTATTCAAGACAAGAAAACCATAGTAAGAAAGCTCTCCAAAGGAATGAAGCAGAGAGTCACATTAATGAGGTCCTTATTGCATAAACCTGATCTTTTGTTTCTAGATGAACCTACTTCTGCATTAGACCCAACCAACAAGCAACAAATTCATGCAAGCCTGCGTAAGTTGAATGAGTCAGGTACAACCATTTTTTTAAGCACCCATGACATGCAAGAAGCAGAGGATCTCTGTCAGCGTCTCGCTTTCCTCGATAATGGGAGAATTGTAGAGCTCGACAATCCACACAATCTTCGAGTGAAATATGGGGATTCTGCAATTAACCTCGTACTAAGAAACGGTAGTCGTATTCAAATCGAACAAAATGAAGCTGGAGCACAATCGGTTGCCCAATATATAACCAAAGGGGAGTTGATATCCATTCACTCGAATGAACCAACTTTAGGAGAAATATTCATTCAACTCACTGGGAGGTCTTTGCAATGA
- a CDS encoding LytTR family transcriptional regulator DNA-binding domain-containing protein has protein sequence MAVLSIDHLIKRQGNALLLPEINLQITSGQCVVIQCNNELGQLLIQLLLGDIPASGGHVLIEGTNLPQTFKKKAHKIGVSLLNDGIYGRLKVKDSLTFYKNIYQATISIDEVLHKIGLTDKKNNKVSSLTFSEQKRLHLGRTIIHNPVLLIWEEPEQNVDIESHIIIRALLSELLNEGKAILITTSYLADAISITNEVYRLNEHEFKKLDVIDDSGTDAQTDVTAPTSKHPSQTAILPLATIEVRPVRVEKIPAKVDDKIILFDPTEINFIESSDGTSLLHVKGATFPCVFTLSDLEIKLTPLGFFRCHRSYIVNLQKVREVISWTRNSFSLILDDDKKSSIPLSKGKYDELKGTLGI, from the coding sequence ATGGCTGTACTTTCGATTGATCATTTAATAAAGAGACAAGGAAATGCACTACTATTACCAGAGATCAACCTGCAGATCACGAGCGGTCAATGTGTCGTTATACAATGTAACAATGAACTAGGCCAACTACTAATCCAATTGCTTCTAGGCGATATTCCGGCATCTGGTGGCCATGTGTTAATCGAAGGCACAAATCTACCTCAGACCTTTAAGAAAAAGGCACACAAAATAGGCGTTTCTCTTCTGAATGATGGAATTTACGGGCGGCTTAAAGTAAAAGATTCGCTCACTTTTTATAAGAACATATACCAGGCAACCATCTCCATCGATGAGGTATTGCACAAAATCGGATTAACGGACAAAAAAAACAACAAAGTTTCTTCATTAACCTTCTCCGAGCAAAAACGATTACATCTAGGAAGAACGATTATACATAACCCTGTATTACTCATTTGGGAAGAACCCGAGCAGAACGTGGATATTGAAAGCCATATCATTATTCGAGCATTACTTTCTGAACTTCTGAACGAAGGAAAGGCCATTCTGATCACAACATCCTACCTTGCCGATGCCATTTCCATCACCAATGAGGTATACAGACTGAATGAGCATGAGTTTAAAAAATTAGATGTTATCGATGATTCGGGAACTGATGCTCAAACGGACGTTACTGCTCCCACTTCGAAACATCCATCACAAACTGCAATACTTCCACTCGCAACCATCGAAGTTCGACCTGTTCGGGTGGAGAAAATTCCCGCTAAGGTGGACGATAAGATCATCTTGTTCGATCCAACAGAAATCAATTTCATTGAAAGCAGTGATGGGACATCCTTACTTCATGTTAAGGGGGCCACTTTCCCTTGTGTGTTCACTTTAAGTGATCTTGAGATAAAGCTAACCCCGCTTGGTTTCTTTCGGTGTCATCGTTCCTATATTGTAAATCTACAAAAAGTGCGTGAAGTCATTTCATGGACACGTAATAGTTTTAGTCTCATATTGGATGATGACAAGAAAAGCTCCATTCCACTTTCCAAAGGAAAATATGATGAATTAAAGGGGACCTTGGGCATCTAA
- a CDS encoding aminoglycoside phosphotransferase family protein, whose translation MNIKFETLIYALSRQFKKDIISADCQTMPLQGGTVGNVHLVNGIAETADGEKMPYRIVLKIQKKWERYNDPDSWRREYDLYMSDLGTTFSDTFRWPTCYHAEMNAEENEFRLWLEYIDGVTGLDLTGDMYEQAALELGRYQGKLYAEKPAVLQSLTNLSHADLMKNTYLHYRSWPVVYNYIRSEDCEFPQHMRQLLIDIDEHADEILARIVQLPLVLCHRDFWVTNLIYADGKIALIDWDTCGWGYMGEDLASLIADEADIDHMVEYYHRCVPAYYKGFSEYADASPIADNCVFEMILLIFGYRLVEWYLHTESDDEKTKCLHTLQKIHEMKTSPAQG comes from the coding sequence ATGAATATTAAATTTGAAACGCTGATCTATGCCTTAAGCCGACAGTTCAAGAAGGATATTATCTCGGCTGACTGCCAAACCATGCCGTTACAGGGTGGAACTGTGGGAAATGTGCACCTGGTAAACGGGATCGCCGAAACCGCGGATGGTGAAAAAATGCCGTACCGTATCGTGCTGAAAATTCAAAAGAAATGGGAACGTTACAACGATCCAGATTCCTGGCGCCGGGAATATGATCTCTATATGTCTGACTTGGGAACGACGTTCTCGGATACCTTCCGCTGGCCAACATGTTACCATGCGGAGATGAATGCCGAAGAAAATGAATTCCGGCTGTGGCTGGAATATATCGATGGCGTAACCGGTTTAGACTTAACCGGTGACATGTATGAACAGGCGGCGCTGGAGTTAGGACGCTATCAAGGCAAGCTGTATGCGGAGAAGCCCGCTGTGCTGCAGAGCCTGACAAACCTGAGCCATGCGGATCTCATGAAGAATACGTATCTGCATTACCGGTCGTGGCCAGTCGTCTACAATTATATACGCTCGGAGGACTGTGAATTCCCGCAACACATGCGGCAATTGCTCATCGACATCGATGAGCACGCAGATGAGATACTCGCCCGCATCGTGCAATTGCCCCTAGTGCTATGCCACCGGGACTTCTGGGTGACCAACCTGATCTATGCCGACGGAAAAATCGCACTCATTGACTGGGATACATGCGGTTGGGGCTACATGGGCGAGGATCTCGCAAGCTTGATCGCGGATGAAGCGGATATCGATCACATGGTCGAATACTACCACCGATGTGTCCCTGCGTATTACAAAGGTTTTTCGGAGTATGCAGATGCATCCCCTATCGCCGATAATTGCGTCTTCGAAATGATCCTTCTCATATTCGGGTACAGGCTTGTAGAGTGGTATCTCCACACAGAGAGCGATGACGAGAAAACAAAGTGTCTTCATACGCTCCAAAAAATCCATGAAATGAAGACCAGCCCTGCGCAGGGTTGA
- a CDS encoding ABC transporter permease produces MTFSIRRVSAIVVKDVKDLLKNSYIILITIFLPLGLAAMLSRSDSDDASLLGTPINLALVITGAFVQATMMAEEKEKNTLRALLLSPATRMEIMLGKSFLSSLITILVVIGSIFLSKMQVPGFFYFSIMILLSLIIFISFGTIIGLVSRTVMETSIVGLPLLVIFTYGSLISTMLDNPVIKTFISYLPTESFSAALTSLEQNGGFSEIKWHLLNMLLWAIGSLVIAVIVYGKRSFDK; encoded by the coding sequence ATGACATTTTCAATTCGAAGAGTATCTGCCATCGTTGTAAAAGATGTAAAGGATCTGCTGAAGAACTCTTATATTATTTTAATCACTATATTTTTGCCATTGGGATTGGCAGCTATGTTATCTCGTTCGGACTCGGACGACGCCAGTCTGCTAGGTACTCCGATTAATCTGGCACTTGTTATAACAGGTGCCTTTGTTCAAGCTACTATGATGGCGGAAGAAAAGGAGAAAAACACCTTACGCGCCTTATTGCTATCTCCAGCTACAAGAATGGAAATTATGTTAGGGAAGAGTTTCCTATCTTCTCTAATTACAATTTTGGTCGTTATTGGTTCGATCTTTTTAAGCAAAATGCAGGTACCTGGTTTTTTTTATTTCAGCATTATGATTCTGCTTTCCTTAATTATATTCATCTCATTTGGCACCATTATTGGACTTGTCTCTCGTACAGTTATGGAAACCTCCATTGTGGGTCTGCCTCTTCTCGTGATCTTTACCTACGGATCGTTAATAAGCACAATGCTGGATAACCCTGTCATCAAAACATTCATTAGCTATCTTCCTACCGAGAGCTTCTCAGCAGCACTCACCAGCCTGGAGCAAAATGGCGGTTTCTCAGAGATCAAATGGCATCTCCTTAATATGCTTCTCTGGGCGATTGGTTCTCTCGTCATCGCAGTCATCGTCTATGGCAAGCGGAGCTTTGATAAGTAA
- a CDS encoding AAA family ATPase, with the protein MKQGLIVFLNGTSSSGKTSISTELINQKEIPFYHLSIDDFFNNYNDFVNNKFPDEPPRGIDHQVVSQIVDDSIFSVYHSTIKLLSELGFNVIVDTIITNDKSFNDFYDLLVDYPILFVGVRCSKEELTRREQSRGDRLIGLAHSQFDRVYSYNEYDLEVNTEKLSPTECADKILSFIKSDQGYSAFKKLSKREISVS; encoded by the coding sequence GTGAAGCAAGGACTCATTGTGTTTTTGAACGGAACGTCAAGTTCTGGAAAGACCTCCATATCGACTGAACTGATAAATCAGAAAGAGATTCCTTTTTATCATTTATCAATTGATGATTTTTTTAATAATTACAATGATTTTGTTAATAATAAATTTCCAGATGAACCTCCAAGAGGAATAGATCATCAAGTTGTCTCACAAATAGTTGATGATTCCATATTCTCAGTGTACCATTCGACAATTAAATTGTTATCAGAACTAGGTTTTAATGTAATAGTAGATACCATAATCACAAATGACAAGTCGTTTAATGATTTTTATGATTTACTTGTTGATTATCCTATATTGTTTGTAGGCGTACGATGCTCGAAAGAAGAACTCACAAGAAGAGAGCAGAGTAGGGGAGATCGATTAATTGGACTAGCACATTCCCAGTTCGACAGAGTATATTCCTATAATGAATATGATCTTGAAGTAAATACGGAAAAGTTGAGTCCAACCGAATGTGCCGATAAAATATTAAGTTTTATTAAGTCCGATCAGGGTTACTCTGCATTTAAGAAATTAAGTAAAAGAGAGATTAGTGTTTCATAG